The following proteins are encoded in a genomic region of Pseudomonas sp. Os17:
- a CDS encoding cobalamin-binding protein, whose protein sequence is MWRWLAVLCLLVGTPALAAQRVVSLAPSLSEIVVELGASDLLVGVLDAGERPAPLKDLPSVGRYGQLDIERLLSLRPDLLLLWPGSVGPAQRDQLARLGIPTYVAEPHDFKQLTAQIAEIGERLGRSAAARKLAAELDGQLAGLRARYHREPALPVFYQVWDRPLYTVGGGQIISEALSVCGARNVFVDQSLPAPQVSIESVLQRNPQAILATAQGQLDAWKAWPQIAAVQQGRLLLVRDKGLERPSGQMIAATAKLCALIAPER, encoded by the coding sequence ATGTGGCGCTGGCTGGCGGTCCTGTGCCTGCTGGTCGGCACACCGGCACTGGCGGCGCAGCGGGTGGTCAGCCTGGCGCCGTCGCTCTCGGAAATCGTCGTCGAGCTGGGGGCTTCCGACTTGCTGGTGGGCGTGCTGGATGCCGGTGAGCGGCCGGCACCGCTCAAGGACCTGCCTTCGGTAGGGCGTTATGGCCAGTTGGATATCGAGCGTCTGCTGAGCCTTCGACCGGATTTGCTATTGCTCTGGCCGGGCAGCGTCGGCCCGGCCCAGCGCGATCAGCTGGCGCGCCTGGGGATCCCCACTTATGTCGCCGAGCCTCATGATTTCAAGCAACTGACGGCGCAGATCGCCGAAATCGGCGAGCGTCTGGGGCGCTCGGCGGCCGCTCGTAAACTGGCCGCCGAGTTGGACGGGCAACTGGCCGGTTTGCGTGCCCGCTATCACCGCGAACCGGCGTTGCCGGTGTTCTACCAGGTCTGGGACCGGCCGCTGTATACCGTGGGCGGTGGCCAGATCATCAGCGAAGCCCTGAGCGTCTGTGGCGCCCGCAATGTGTTTGTCGACCAGTCGTTGCCGGCGCCCCAGGTCAGCATCGAATCGGTGTTGCAGCGCAACCCGCAGGCAATTCTGGCCACCGCGCAAGGGCAGCTGGATGCCTGGAAAGCCTGGCCGCAGATTGCGGCGGTGCAGCAGGGGCGGCTGTTGTTGGTGAGGGACAAGGGGCTGGAGCGACCCAGCGGGCAGATGATCGCGGCGACGGCCAAGCTCTGTGCGTTGATCGCGCCTGAGCGCTGA
- the ribA gene encoding GTP cyclohydrolase II yields the protein MPVVFVAASKLPTPFAQFTMHGFLDEATGREHVVLSLGDIADGAPVLGRLHSECLTGDALFSQRCDCGSQLEAALRAIAREGRGVLLYLRQEGRGIGLLNKIRAYELQDGGADTVEANERLGFAADQRDYAMCLPMLEHLGVKSLRLMTNNPRKVKALTDMGIQVAERVPLHTGHNPHNKLYLATKASKLDHMMGNEHQGEVDRA from the coding sequence GTGCCCGTCGTTTTTGTTGCCGCTTCCAAGCTGCCTACGCCTTTTGCGCAATTCACCATGCATGGTTTTCTTGATGAAGCCACCGGTCGCGAGCACGTGGTGCTCAGCCTGGGGGACATCGCCGATGGCGCGCCGGTTCTCGGCCGCCTGCACTCCGAATGCCTGACCGGCGACGCCCTGTTCAGCCAGCGTTGCGATTGCGGCTCGCAACTGGAAGCCGCGCTGCGGGCCATCGCCCGGGAAGGTCGCGGGGTGCTGCTGTACCTGCGTCAGGAAGGTCGCGGCATTGGCCTGCTGAACAAGATCCGCGCCTACGAGCTGCAAGATGGCGGCGCCGATACCGTGGAAGCCAACGAGCGTCTGGGCTTTGCCGCGGACCAGCGTGACTACGCCATGTGCCTGCCGATGCTCGAGCATCTGGGGGTCAAGTCCCTGCGGCTGATGACCAACAACCCGCGCAAGGTCAAGGCGTTGACCGACATGGGCATCCAGGTTGCCGAGCGGGTGCCGCTGCACACCGGGCACAACCCCCACAACAAGCTGTACCTGGCGACCAAGGCCAGCAAGCTCGACCACATGATGGGCAACGAGCATCAGGGCGAGGTCGACCGCGCGTGA
- a CDS encoding substrate-binding periplasmic protein, whose amino-acid sequence MDVRRVLLVLLVVWSCGVRANELQAQPQQIRIASEEWSQYTEANGEGLAWDILREVFEPQGVRIERSSVPYTRSVGLVQRGEADAQVGAYRDESPGLLYPRWNYDTDHIYSLGLASHPELTLANLGSYRLVWVRGYKYQDYLPNARRYNEIRRRIGILPMLQYGRADYYIDAQTEISYVLAQAQDPSQFKISHLAELPLYLGFADNPRGRALLALYDRRMEQLVKDGVLRPIFQRWKQPYPFDESRQPAVR is encoded by the coding sequence ATGGATGTGCGCCGCGTGCTGCTGGTATTGCTGGTTGTCTGGAGCTGCGGCGTCCGGGCCAATGAGTTGCAGGCGCAACCCCAGCAGATCCGCATCGCCAGTGAAGAATGGAGCCAGTACACCGAAGCCAATGGCGAAGGCCTGGCCTGGGACATTCTGCGGGAAGTGTTCGAGCCCCAAGGGGTGCGCATCGAGCGCAGCAGCGTGCCTTACACCCGCTCGGTGGGCCTGGTGCAGCGTGGTGAAGCGGATGCGCAAGTGGGCGCCTATCGCGACGAATCTCCCGGGTTGCTTTACCCGCGCTGGAACTACGACACCGACCACATCTACTCCCTGGGGCTGGCCAGTCATCCCGAGCTGACCCTGGCCAACCTCGGCAGTTACCGTCTGGTCTGGGTGCGTGGCTACAAGTACCAGGACTACCTGCCCAATGCCCGGCGCTACAACGAGATTCGCCGGCGCATCGGCATCCTGCCGATGTTGCAGTACGGCCGGGCCGACTATTACATCGACGCCCAGACCGAGATCAGCTACGTGCTCGCGCAAGCCCAGGACCCGAGTCAGTTCAAGATCAGCCACCTGGCCGAGCTGCCCCTGTACCTGGGCTTTGCCGACAACCCCCGCGGTCGTGCCCTGCTGGCCCTGTATGACCGGCGCATGGAGCAGTTGGTGAAAGACGGGGTCCTGCGCCCGATCTTCCAGCGTTGGAAGCAGCCTTATCCCTTTGACGAGAGCCGGCAGCCGGCGGTCCGTTGA
- a CDS encoding phosphatidylglycerophosphatase A family protein, with translation MTDHPKQVPAEFVPPSVWRNPWHFLAFGFGSGTLPKAPGTWGSLVALPFIPLWQMLPDWGYWLMLGITMLFGFWLCGKVADDLRVHDHEGIVWDEMVGMWITLWLVPEGWYWLLAGFLMFRFFDILKPWPIRWVDRHVHGGVGIMLDDVLAGVFAWLAMQGLVWCFS, from the coding sequence GTGACAGATCATCCCAAGCAGGTCCCGGCGGAGTTCGTCCCGCCGTCGGTCTGGCGCAATCCCTGGCACTTCCTGGCTTTCGGCTTCGGCTCCGGCACCTTGCCCAAGGCGCCCGGCACCTGGGGCTCGCTGGTTGCGCTACCCTTTATCCCGCTGTGGCAGATGCTGCCGGACTGGGGCTATTGGCTGATGCTCGGCATCACCATGCTGTTTGGCTTCTGGCTGTGCGGCAAGGTGGCCGATGATCTGCGGGTGCATGACCACGAAGGCATCGTCTGGGACGAAATGGTCGGCATGTGGATCACCCTGTGGCTGGTGCCTGAAGGCTGGTACTGGCTGCTGGCGGGTTTCCTGATGTTCCGCTTCTTCGACATTCTCAAGCCATGGCCGATTCGCTGGGTCGACCGGCATGTGCACGGCGGTGTCGGCATCATGCTCGACGATGTGCTGGCCGGTGTGTTCGCCTGGCTGGCGATGCAGGGGTTGGTGTGGTGTTTCAGCTGA